The sequence below is a genomic window from Terriglobia bacterium.
AGGGGAGCTGATCGGGCGGCCGGTGCGGATGCTGTTCGGCAGCGAGTGCCCGGTGGACGCCAGCCTCGAGCGACTGGTCCGGGACGGCTCGCTCAGCGACCAGGAATCGGTGGTCGTGGCGCGGGACGGTCGCCGGATCGACGTCTCGTTTTCCGCATCCGACATGCGCGATCGAGACGGGCGCACCCGCGGCTACGTGATGGTCGCCCAGGACATCACGTCCCGCAAGCGCACCGAGGAGGAGCTCCGCCGCTACTACGCCGCGGTTGAGGAAGCCCGCGTCGAGGCGGAGAAGCAAGCGGAGGCGCTCGCGCGGCAGGCCGAGGCCCTGGCGGAGGCTCGGAATGCGGCGCTCGAGGCGGCGCGTCTGAAGTCGGAGTTCCTGGCGAACATGAGCCACGAAATTCGCACACCGATGAACGGCGTGATCGGGATGACGGATCTCGCACTCGGCACCGACCTCAATTCCGAGCAACGCGAGTACCTCGAGACGATCAAGGTCTCAGCGGACTCGCTCTTGACGCTGCTGAACGACATCCTGGACCTCTCGAAGGTCGAGGCCGGCCGGCTCGACCTCGAGAGCACTCCCTTCAGCCTGCGGCACAACCTTCGCGACACCCTCAAGACCCTCGCGTTCCGCGCGCAGCAAAAGGGCTTGGAGTTGACCTGCCACGTCCGGCCCGGAGTCCCAGACGCGCTCGTGGGGGACCCGGGCCGCCTGCGGCAAGTCCTCGTCAACCTCGTCGGGAACGCCGTCAAGTTCACGGAGCGGGGCGAGGTCGTCGTGGAGGTCGCCGTCGAGGAGCGCGCCGAGGACGACGTCGTGGTCCGCTACTCCGTGACCGACACCGGGATCGGGATCCCCGAGGCCCTGCGAGAACTCATCTTCGAGCCGTTCTCACAGGCCGACGGGTCCACGACTCGGAAGTACGGCGGCACCGGCCTCGGCCTCGCCATCGCCGCGCGGCTGGTCGACATGCTCCGGGGACGCATCTGGGTCGAGAGCGCGGTCGGGGAGGGGAGCATCTTCCAGTTCACCGCGCGCTTCGCCCTGGGAACGGAAGAGGCGGTTTCCGCGCCCCGGGTCGGCGCCGCGAGCCTGCGGGGGCTCCACGCGCTGGTCGTGGACGACAACGCGACAAATCGCAGAGTCTTCGTGGAAATGCTCCGGGGGTGGGACATGCGGCCGGCGGAGGCCGAGTCCGGTCTCGCCGCGCTCGCCACCCTCGAGAAGGCCCGAGAGGCCGGAGACCCGTTCGCGCTGGCGCTCCTCGACGGACTGATGCCCGGGATGGACGGATTCGATCTGGCCGAGCGGATCCGACGTGACGAGAGGATCGCCGCCACGAAGCTCCTTCTCCTGACCTCCGCCGGAAGACCGGGCGACGGCGCGCGGTGCCGCCAGATCGGTGTCTCCGGTTACCTCACGAAGCCCGTGGTGGGCCTCGACTTGCTGGAGGCCGTGAGAGGAGTTCTCGCCGCCGACGGGGCCGCCGGCTCGGAGGGCTTGGTCACCCGGCACTCGCTGCAGGAGGCCCGGAGGAGCCTCAGCATCCTCCTCGCCGAGGACAATCCGATCAACCAGCTGGTGGCCTCGAGGATGCTCGAGAAATCGGGGCACACCGTGGTGACGGTGGGAGACGGGAGACAGGTCCTCGCGGCGCTCGAGCGGGAGCGGTTCGACCTGGTGCTGATGGACGTGCAGATGCCTTGCATGGACGGCTTCGAGGCGACCGCGGCGCTGCGCGCCAAGGAGAAGGCGAGCGGAGGGCATGTCCCCGTGATCGCTCTCACGGCGCACGCGCTCAAGGGGGATTCCGAGCGCTGCCTCGCCGCGGGGATGGACGGGTACGTCGCGAAGCCGATTCGCCAGGACAAGCTGTTCGGTGAGATCGAGCGCCTGCTGTCGTCGGCTCCCGTACCTCCCGCGCCGGCGGAGGGCGCCGACGTGCCCCCGGGAGTCGTCGTCGTCGACGTCGAGGACGTGATGGAGCGCGTCCGGTCCGACGCGTCGCTGCTCGGGGAGCTCGTGGAGATGTTCCGCGAAGACGCGCCCCGGTTGGTCGAGGAACTGAGAGGGCATCTCCTGCGCGCCGACGCCGCCGGGGTCGAGCGGACGGCGCACAAGCTGAAGGGGGCGCTGGGCGCCCTGTCGGCCGTGGCCGCACGCGAGATCGCCGGGAGACTCGAGACCCTCGGCCGGGAGGGAAACGTCGCGGAAGGCACCGAGGCGCTCCCCGCGCTCGAACGGGAGATCGAGCGGCTGATGCCGGCCCTCGCGGCCCTCGTCGCCACCGCGGGTGCCGGGGGGGCCGGAGTCGCCCCGCGCACCGGGAGCGCGACGTGAGCGGACGACCCATGCCGGGTCGCAACCTCTGGCGGGATCTTTCGATCCGCGCGAAGCTGATCCTCGCCATCTCGCTCACGAGCGTGGTCGGACTCTTGCTCGCCTCCGCCGGCTTCGTGGGCTACGGCGTCTTGGCGGCCAGGAACGATCTCGTCCGCGACCTCGACACGCTGGCCGGAATCCTGGGGAGCAACTCCACGGCCGCCCTGACGTTCCGGGACGCCCGATCGGCGGGGAACGTGCTGGCGGCCCTCCGCGCGAAGCCCCACGTCGTGTCGGCCGTCATCTACACCCCGGAAGGAATGGCGTTCGCCCGCTTTCCGAAAGGAAGCCCCGCCCCTTCCGCGCCCGGACCGGAAGGCTACCGCTTCGAGGGGAGCCACCTCGTACTCGTGCAGCGCATCCGTCTGGACCGGGAGGTGGTGGGGACCATCGCCCTGACTTCCGACCTGGGAGAGCTCGACCTGCTGCTCGAGCGTTACTTCTTCATCGTCGGCGTCCTGCTGCTGCTGTCGGTCTCGGTCGCCCTGGCGCTCTCCTACCGATTCCAGCGGATCGTGTCCGGACCCGTCGGACGAATGGCCGAGGCGGCCCGGAAGGTGGCGGACACGAAGGACTACTCGGTTCGAGTCGTACGCGAGGGGAACGACGAGCTGGGATACCTGGCGTCGGCGATCAACGAGATGCTCTCCCTCATCGAGTCGCGCGACGAGGCGCTCAGAAAGGCTCACGACGAGCTGGAGCATCGCGTCGAGGCCCGCACCGGCGAGCTCCGCCGCGAGGTCGAGGAGCGACGGGAAGCGCAGGAGGCGCTCCGGCAGAGCGACCAGCAATTGCGCCAGGCCCAGAAGATGGAGGCGATCGGCCTCCTTGCGGGTGGCGTGGCCCACGACTTCAACAACCTGCTGACGGCCATCGTGGGCTATGCGCAGCTGATGCTCCGCCGGATCGATCCCAGGGACCCGCTGTGCACCAACGCCCAGGAGATCCTCAAGGCCGGGCGGAGGGCCACGGGTCTCACCCGCCAGCTCCTCGCCTTCAGCCGGAAACAGGTCATGGAGCCTCGCGTCATCGACCTGAACGACGTAGTCGCCAACATGCACAAGATGCTGGCCAGGCTGATCGGCGAGGACGTGGAGCTGTCGGCGCAGCCGGCGTCGGACCTGGGATGCGTGCTGGCCGACCCAGGCCAGATCGAGCAGGTGATCATGAACCTCGCGGTCAACGCGCGCGACGCGATGCCGCAGGGCGGGCGGCTCGTCATCGAGACGGCCAACGTGGAGCTGGACGAGAACTACGCGGACCGGCATCCCGGCGTGCGGCCCTGCGCGCACGTCATGCTGGCGATCAGCGACACGGGCTGCGGGATGGACGAGGCGACCCGCCTGCGCATCTTCGAGCCGTTCTTCACCACGAAGGAGAGGGGGAAGGGGACGGGCCTCGGTCTATCGACGGTGTACGGGATCGTCCAGCAGAGCGGAGGCACCGTCTGGGTGTACAGCGAGCCCGGCCGGGGGACGACGTTCAAGATCTACCTGCCTCTCGTCGCA
It includes:
- a CDS encoding response regulator, whose amino-acid sequence is MLAPHDLPFRRKVMLVTTLTSLSALLLASITFVSYDLVTFRRDRVNDLRTLGKVIGSNSTAAITFGDARSAQEMLSALRATPDVEKGVIYGRGGDPLAVYDGMAASPHPTPPRPPPPGVRFEGGHLVLSRQIVLDGEAVGTLYLDSNLDAVGERLWRYAIAVSIVALASSIVAFLVSSRLQRLVTRPLVRLADAAAAIGTGNLDTRIEVGTLDEVGKLAEAFNRMAENLGGTTVSKNYFDGIIRSLMDALVVIRPDATIEMVNRAALRLTGFEEGELIGRPVRMLFGSECPVDASLERLVRDGSLSDQESVVVARDGRRIDVSFSASDMRDRDGRTRGYVMVAQDITSRKRTEEELRRYYAAVEEARVEAEKQAEALARQAEALAEARNAALEAARLKSEFLANMSHEIRTPMNGVIGMTDLALGTDLNSEQREYLETIKVSADSLLTLLNDILDLSKVEAGRLDLESTPFSLRHNLRDTLKTLAFRAQQKGLELTCHVRPGVPDALVGDPGRLRQVLVNLVGNAVKFTERGEVVVEVAVEERAEDDVVVRYSVTDTGIGIPEALRELIFEPFSQADGSTTRKYGGTGLGLAIAARLVDMLRGRIWVESAVGEGSIFQFTARFALGTEEAVSAPRVGAASLRGLHALVVDDNATNRRVFVEMLRGWDMRPAEAESGLAALATLEKAREAGDPFALALLDGLMPGMDGFDLAERIRRDERIAATKLLLLTSAGRPGDGARCRQIGVSGYLTKPVVGLDLLEAVRGVLAADGAAGSEGLVTRHSLQEARRSLSILLAEDNPINQLVASRMLEKSGHTVVTVGDGRQVLAALERERFDLVLMDVQMPCMDGFEATAALRAKEKASGGHVPVIALTAHALKGDSERCLAAGMDGYVAKPIRQDKLFGEIERLLSSAPVPPAPAEGADVPPGVVVVDVEDVMERVRSDASLLGELVEMFREDAPRLVEELRGHLLRADAAGVERTAHKLKGALGALSAVAAREIAGRLETLGREGNVAEGTEALPALEREIERLMPALAALVATAGAGGAGVAPRTGSAT
- a CDS encoding response regulator — encoded protein: MSGRPMPGRNLWRDLSIRAKLILAISLTSVVGLLLASAGFVGYGVLAARNDLVRDLDTLAGILGSNSTAALTFRDARSAGNVLAALRAKPHVVSAVIYTPEGMAFARFPKGSPAPSAPGPEGYRFEGSHLVLVQRIRLDREVVGTIALTSDLGELDLLLERYFFIVGVLLLLSVSVALALSYRFQRIVSGPVGRMAEAARKVADTKDYSVRVVREGNDELGYLASAINEMLSLIESRDEALRKAHDELEHRVEARTGELRREVEERREAQEALRQSDQQLRQAQKMEAIGLLAGGVAHDFNNLLTAIVGYAQLMLRRIDPRDPLCTNAQEILKAGRRATGLTRQLLAFSRKQVMEPRVIDLNDVVANMHKMLARLIGEDVELSAQPASDLGCVLADPGQIEQVIMNLAVNARDAMPQGGRLVIETANVELDENYADRHPGVRPCAHVMLAISDTGCGMDEATRLRIFEPFFTTKERGKGTGLGLSTVYGIVQQSGGTVWVYSEPGRGTTFKIYLPLVARAATVFGASSAEEAPRGTETVLLVEDDDIVRDLAGEILRVNGYTVLAAPHGGEAIVLCERHPGAVDLLLTDVVMPQLNGRELVERVRPLRPAMKVLFMSGYTGRALGSQGTLEPGTPFIQKPFTPDALTRKVREVLDAGRVGGDMAATCPSRVGGLNR